A window of the Chanodichthys erythropterus isolate Z2021 chromosome 21, ASM2448905v1, whole genome shotgun sequence genome harbors these coding sequences:
- the parp3 gene encoding protein mono-ADP-ribosyltransferase PARP3, whose amino-acid sequence MAPKRRATSSTKAGGKKVKEEPEAPPKDNFTSVKEALKATAPQVKGTRNPDSFCHLSNAEVHEDYDCMLNQTNIGNNNNKFYVIQVLVSGGKYYCWTRWGRVGESGQNNLAGPSTADAAVKIFEKKFKEKTKNNWSDRENFVSHSGKYTLIEVDGDQDAEVKVDTVDGGNVKVKSEQHVLPCTLDDATQRLIRFIFNNDMFKEAMSSMNLDIKKMPLGKLSKQQIAKGFEALEEIEAAIKKGEQNKLEELTNKFFTIIPHNFGRNRPPIISDDSVLQGKKEMLLVLADIEVAQSLKAESEKATEEMKDMVPHPVDQNYQSLKCKLSLLDKKSKEYKIIDKYLSATGRKELTLVDVWEVDRNTEAERFRENDALENRKLLWHGTNVAVVAAILKSGLRIMPHSGGRVGRGIYFASENIKSAGYVHPSNNIGIMFLNEVALGKEHTITQDDSSLRKAPAGYDSVVARGTQEPDPSKDVFIEFDGKKVAVPQGKAITQQQYKGSSFYNSEYLIYKESQCRIRYLLELKFNYY is encoded by the exons atggcaCCTAAGAGAAGGGCAACATCCAGCACCAAAGCTGGAGGGAAGAAGGTAAAAGAGGAGCCTGAAGCTCCACCAAAGGACAATTTCACCTCTGTCAAAGAGGCCCTGAAAGCAACAGCACCGCAGGTGAAAGGCACAAGGAACCCTGATAGCTTCTGTCATCTATCAAACGCTGAG GTTCACGAAGATTACGACTGTATGCTAAACCAAACTAACATtggaaacaacaacaacaaattctATGTAATCCAAGTCTTAGTGTCTGGAGGGAAGTACTATTGCTGGACAAGATGGGGCAGAGTT GGAGAGTCAGGCCAAAACAATTTAGCTGGTCCATCTACCGCTGATGCAGCCGTTAAGATTTTCGAAAAGAAGTTCAAAGAGAAGACCAAGAATAATTGGAGCGATCGAGAAAACTTTGTCTCGCATTCTGGGAAGTACACATTGATAGAGGTAGATGGGGATCAGGATGCAGAAGTGAAG GTGGACACTGTAGACGGTGGAAATGTGAAGGTGAAAAGTGAACAACACGTTCTGCCTTGTACATTGGATGATGCAACTCAAAGACTCATCCGATTCATCTTCAACAACGACATGTTCAAAGAAGCCATGTCCAGCATGAACCTGG ATATTAAGAAAATGCCTTTGGGGAAACTCAGCAAGCAGCAGATAGCCAAAGGCTTTGAGGCTTTGGAGGAGATTGAAGCCGCAATAAAGAAGGGGGAACAGAACAAGTTAGAAGAACTCACCAACAAATTCTTCACCATTATTCCTCATAACTTTGGCCGCAACAGACCCCCTATCATCTCTGATGATTCTGTTCTTCAGGGCAAGAAGGAGATGCTTTTG GTTCTTGCAGACATCGAGGTTGCCCAGAGTCTTAAAGCTGAATCTGAGAAAGCCACAGAAGAAATGAAGGATATGGTGCCTCATCCAGTTGACCAAAATTACCAGTCTCTGAAATGCAAGCTAAGTTTGCTGGATAAGAAATCAAAGGAATATAAG ATAATTGACAAGTACTTGAGTGCCACTGGACGCAAAGAACTCACTTTAGTGGACGTCTGGGAAGTTGACAGAAATACAGAG GCTGAGCGCTTCAGGGAAAATGATGCATTGGAGAACCGGAAGCTGCTTTGGCATGGAACAAACGTGGCAGTGGTTGCAGCCATTCTGAAGAGCGGCCTTCGTATTATGCCCCATTCTGGTGGACGTGTGGGCAGGGGAATCTATTTTGCCTCTGAAAACATAAAATCTGCGGGCTACG TGCATCCATCCAACAACATTGGCATCATGTTTCTAAATGAAGTTGCTTTGGGAAAAGAACACACCATCACACAGGATGATAGCAGCTTAAGGAAGGCTCCCGCTGGCTATGACAGTGTAGTTGCACGAGGAACCCAAGAACCAG atcCCTCGAAAGATGTCTTCATTGAGTTTGATGGTAAAAAGGTGGCGGTTCCTCAGGGAAAAGCCATAACACAGCAGCAGTACAAAGGAAGTTCCTTCTACAACAGTGAGTATCTCATCTATAAGGAAAGCCAGTGTCGCATCCGATACCTCCTGGAGTTGAAGTTCAATTATTACTAG